One Centropristis striata isolate RG_2023a ecotype Rhode Island chromosome 22, C.striata_1.0, whole genome shotgun sequence genomic window carries:
- the LOC131960843 gene encoding uncharacterized abhydrolase domain-containing protein DDB_G0269086-like, with the protein MPGKKKKQGQRGIDAAAMLEFMNDCPTEDEFYHSPMEMQKNSLANKNNTLTMPGKKKKQRGIDAAAMLEFMNDCPTEDEPPMTFYHSPVEMQKNSLANKNNTLTMPGKEKKQQGIDAAAMLESMNDDYSMEDEPPKKFYHTPMEMQKSTLANYMDQFREQKDVEHQTCNTKDQQAELEQVKAENEALKDQLQSAKQQQEAAEKHYTELQKERNPWNLKAQLQAEKDKNSRLMASLKEAKQDKSSLMAQLEKSKATHLAQQEMQTKENENTMTEMKKKLEDQLQSAKQLKAEKEALQNELEAKNNELRAEKRQIAVEKTKVEMELENTLLYEMAQLQAEKDKSSRLMASLKEAEQDKSSLLAQLDEKRRVNATIVAALKEVEKQLEDKTSLLAQLKKSQATYHAQSELQAEKHRNTVAALKKDLEDQLESSRLQWQQEKTSLLEESEKARESYVSQLEEKKRDNNTVVAALKEVEKQLKIGQLQWQEDKTSLTAQLVITNQRDTDLAEQIQRWEARERGMREDNKYLEKRFRDQLAETKSWQDIALDQYSKRGFWFGKKKIDDRDAELERMKRKMQEKEEKNRIVHGDKVVEEAAACQ; encoded by the coding sequence ATGCCAggcaagaagaaaaaacaaggaCAGCGGGGAATCGACGCGGCAGCAATGCTGGAATTCATGAATGATTGCCCCACGGAGGATGAATTCTACCACAGCCCCATGGAAATGCAGAAGAACTCGCtggccaataaaaataatactttgaCAATGCCAggcaagaagaaaaaacagcgGGGAATCGACGCGGCAGCAATGCTGGAATTCATGAATGATTGCCCCACGGAGGATGAACCCCCAATGACATTCTACCACAGCCCCGTGGAAATGCAGAAGAACTCGCtggccaataaaaataatactttgaCAATGCCAGGCAAGGAGAAAAAACAGCAGGGAATTGATGCGGCAGCAATGCTGGAAAGCATGAATGATGATTACTCCATGGAGGATGAACCCCCAAAGAAATTCTACCACACCCCCATGGAAATGCAGAAGAGCACGCTGGCCAATTACATGGATCAGTTTCGAGAACAAAAGGATGTCGAACATCAGACCTGCAACACAAAAGATCAACAAGCAGAGCTGGAGCAGGTGAAAGCTGAGAATGAGGCCCTCAAAGATCAGCTTCAGTCTGCAAAGCAGCAACAGGAGGCTGCGGAAAAACACTACACGGAGTTGCAAAAGGAGAGAAATCCATGGAACCTGAAGGCTCAGCTTCAAGCAGAGAAAGACAAGAATAGTCGTCTCATGGCTTCACTGAAGGAGGCAAAACAAGACAAGTCTTCTCTCATGGCACAGCTGGAAAAATCCAAGGCCACTCATCTTGCCCAGCAGGAGATGCAGACCAAGGAAAACGAGAACACCATGactgaaatgaagaaaaagcttGAAGATCAGCTCCAGTCTGCAAAGCAACTGAAAGCAGAGAAGGAGGCCCTCCAAAATGAATTGGAGGCAAAGAACAACGAGCTCCGTGCTGAAAAGAGGCAGATTGCTGTGGAAAAAACCAAGGTGGAGATGGAATTGGAGAACACTCTGCTTTATGAGATGGCTCAGCTGCAAGCTGAGAAAGACAAGAGTAGTCGTCTCATGGCTTCACTTAAGGAAGCTGAGCAAGACAAGTCTTCCCTCTTAGCACAGCTGGATGAGAAAAGAAGGGTCAACGCCACCATTGTGGCTGCTCTTAAAGAGGTTGAGAAGCAGCTGGAGGACAAGACTTCCCTTCTGGCACAGCTGAAAAAATCCCAGGCCACATATCATGCCCAGTCAGAGTTGCAGGCAGAGAAACACAGGAATACCGTGGCTGCACTGAAGAAAGACCTAGAAGATCAGCTTGAGAGTAGCCGTCTCCAATGGCAGCAGGAGAAAACCTCCCTGCTAGAGGAAAGCGAGAAGGCCAGAGAGTCCTATGTGTCTCAACTGGAGGAGAAGAAACGGGACAACAACACCGTTGTGGCTGCTCTTAAAGAGGTTGAGAAGCAGCTAAAGATTGGACAACTCCAGTGGCAGGAGGACAAGACTTCCCTCACGGCACAGTTGGTCATAACAAACCAGAGGGACACTGACCTAGCTGAACAAATACAGAGGTGGGAGGCCAGGGAAAGAGGGATGAGGGAAGACAACAAGTACCTGGAGAAGAGGTTCAGGGACCAACTGGCCGAGACGAAGAGCTGGCAGGACATCGCTCTTGACCAATACAGTAAGAGAGGCTTCTGGTTTGGCAAGAAGAAGATCGATGATAGAGATGCGGAGCTGGAGAGAATGAAGAGGAAAatgcaggagaaggaggagaagaatagGATTGTCCATGGTGATAAGGTGGTTGAGGAGGCTGCTGCCTGTCAGTag